A genomic window from Streptomyces sp. WMMC940 includes:
- a CDS encoding citrate synthase, producing the protein MSDNSVVLRYADGEYTYPVVESTVGDKGFDIGKLRAQTGLVTLDSGYGNTAAYKSAITYLDGEQGILRYRGYPIEQLAERSSFLEVAYLLINGELPTVDQLAAFRGEITQHTLLHEDVKRFFDGFPRDAHPMAMLSSVVSALSTFYQDSHNPFDEKQRHLSTIRLLAKLPTIAAYAYKKSIGHPFVYPRNDLGYVENFLRMTFSVPAQEYELDPVVVAALDKLLILHADHEQNCSTSTVRLVGSSQANMFASISAGISALWGPLHGGANQSVLEMLEGIAATGGDVDTFIRKVKNKEDGVRLMGFGHRVYKNFDPRAKIIKAAAHDVLSALGKSDELLDIALKLEEHALSDDYFVERKLYPNVDFYTGLIYRAMGFPTEMFTVLFALGRLPGWIAQWHEMIKEPGSRIGRPRQIYTGEVLRDFVPVEAR; encoded by the coding sequence GTGAGCGACAACTCTGTAGTACTGCGGTACGCGGACGGTGAATACACCTACCCGGTGGTCGAGAGCACCGTCGGCGACAAGGGCTTCGACATCGGGAAGCTCCGGGCGCAGACCGGTCTGGTGACCCTGGACAGCGGTTACGGCAACACGGCCGCCTATAAATCCGCGATCACCTACCTCGACGGCGAGCAGGGCATCCTGCGCTACCGCGGCTACCCGATCGAGCAGCTGGCCGAGCGCTCCAGCTTCCTCGAGGTGGCCTACCTGCTGATCAACGGTGAGCTGCCGACCGTCGACCAGCTGGCGGCGTTCCGGGGCGAGATCACCCAGCACACGCTGCTGCACGAGGACGTCAAGCGGTTCTTCGACGGCTTCCCGCGCGACGCCCACCCGATGGCCATGCTCTCGTCCGTGGTCAGCGCGCTGTCGACCTTCTACCAGGACAGCCACAACCCGTTCGACGAGAAGCAGCGCCACCTCTCCACCATCCGGCTTCTGGCCAAGCTCCCGACGATCGCCGCCTACGCGTACAAGAAGTCGATCGGTCACCCGTTCGTCTACCCGCGCAATGACCTCGGCTACGTCGAGAACTTCCTGCGGATGACCTTCTCGGTCCCGGCGCAGGAGTACGAGCTGGACCCGGTCGTCGTGGCCGCACTCGACAAGCTGCTCATCCTGCACGCGGACCACGAGCAGAACTGCTCGACGTCCACCGTGCGTCTGGTGGGCTCCTCGCAGGCGAACATGTTCGCCTCCATCTCCGCCGGCATCTCCGCCCTGTGGGGCCCGCTGCACGGTGGCGCCAACCAGTCCGTGCTGGAGATGCTGGAGGGCATCGCGGCCACCGGTGGCGACGTCGACACCTTCATCCGCAAGGTGAAGAACAAGGAGGACGGCGTCCGCCTGATGGGCTTCGGTCACCGGGTCTACAAGAACTTCGACCCCCGCGCCAAGATCATCAAGGCTGCCGCCCACGATGTGCTCTCCGCCCTGGGCAAGTCCGACGAGCTGCTGGACATCGCCCTGAAGCTGGAGGAGCACGCGCTGTCCGACGACTACTTCGTCGAGCGCAAGCTGTACCCGAACGTGGACTTCTACACCGGTCTGATCTACCGGGCCATGGGCTTCCCGACCGAGATGTTCACCGTGCTCTTCGCCCTCGGCCGCCTTCCGGGCTGGATCGCCCAGTGGCACGAGATGATCAAGGAGCCGGGTTCCCGCATCGGTCGCCCGCGCCAGATCTACACCGGCGAGGTCCTGCGCGACTTCGTCCCGGTCGAGGCCCGCTGA
- a CDS encoding heavy-metal-associated domain-containing protein — protein MTAETTTGTIEATGSCCSPTSSCHGSTAGTEPSGSTSVYLVKGMTCGHCEGAVSEEISAIAGVTSVTAVAATGRVTVVSTGPLEEAAVRAAVDEAGYELVGEA, from the coding sequence ATGACCGCCGAGACGACCACCGGCACCATCGAGGCCACCGGCTCCTGCTGCTCACCCACGAGTTCCTGCCACGGCAGCACGGCGGGCACCGAGCCGAGCGGCAGCACCTCGGTCTACCTGGTGAAGGGCATGACGTGCGGCCACTGCGAGGGCGCCGTGTCCGAGGAGATCTCCGCGATCGCCGGCGTCACGTCCGTCACGGCCGTCGCCGCGACCGGACGGGTCACCGTGGTCTCGACCGGGCCGCTCGAGGAGGCGGCCGTCCGCGCCGCGGTCGACGAAGCGGGCTACGAGCTCGTCGGCGAGGCCTGA
- a CDS encoding TetR/AcrR family transcriptional regulator, translating into MPEAPDAGEHVGSAQPRRRQARGERRIAQLLEAAAGVFCRSGYTAASTNAIAREAGVSPGTLYQFFPNKEAIAVELGGRLMERWRETHGAAFDSLDPSLPLDELLDSVLDPLIEFNCENPAFAVLMHGSEIPGRITEEHDAVHSALLERVEQILGDFLPDAGPAELSRVANMTFSVVKAGLELILAHEGAQRDAYRTELKTMVHRYLQPLVDTAPQPEDTRIDTP; encoded by the coding sequence ATGCCAGAGGCACCGGACGCCGGGGAACACGTCGGGTCCGCGCAGCCGCGCCGCCGCCAGGCGCGGGGCGAGCGCCGGATCGCACAGCTCCTGGAAGCCGCCGCCGGGGTGTTCTGCCGCAGCGGCTACACCGCCGCGAGCACCAACGCCATCGCCCGCGAGGCAGGCGTCTCACCGGGCACGCTGTACCAGTTCTTCCCGAACAAGGAGGCCATCGCCGTCGAGCTGGGCGGTCGACTGATGGAGCGCTGGCGCGAAACCCACGGCGCCGCGTTCGACAGCCTCGACCCGAGCCTCCCGCTCGACGAACTGCTCGACTCGGTCCTCGATCCACTGATCGAGTTCAACTGCGAGAACCCCGCCTTCGCCGTCCTCATGCACGGTTCCGAGATCCCCGGCCGGATCACGGAGGAGCACGACGCCGTGCACTCGGCGCTGCTCGAGCGCGTCGAGCAGATCCTCGGCGACTTCCTCCCGGACGCCGGACCCGCCGAGCTCAGCCGTGTCGCGAACATGACGTTCTCCGTGGTCAAGGCGGGACTGGAGCTGATCCTCGCCCACGAGGGAGCACAGCGCGACGCATACAGGACCGAGCTGAAGACCATGGTGCACCGCTACCTCCAGCCGCTCGTCGACACCGCCCCACAGCCGGAGGACACTCGCATTGATACCCCCTAG
- a CDS encoding MMPL family transporter yields MSDVNHEPRPGGWTRFVTARPRLSLLLALVVTALAVFAGGGVADRMGSGGWEDPDAQSTYATEALDREFPAARPNLLLLVGTGPEGVDDPSVAAEAERLTERLTGEEGVTGVSSYWRTKSPALRAEDGREALVAARIEGDEKTAAGVLERIAPEYRGTHGPVQVSVGGPVAVMHDMETIIQEDLLRAELIALPVTLVLLVMVFGSAVAALLPLGIGIVAILGTNAVLRGLTEFTDVSVFAQNLTTALGLGLAIDYALFIVRRFREELAAGAQSRKAIAITVRTAGRTVLFSALTVAVSLAAMLVFPQYFLRSFAYAGIAVVLLAAAAALVLLPAALMLLGDRVNAYDLRKPFRRGRPQGAGEAGLPHSETSSAADADGVRWARLVRLVMRRAPVFAVATTAGLVLLGLPFLGVRFGPADDRQLPSGAESHVVQQHIRDGFPGSPGGGLDVFAEGPATPAEYAGYRERVEALPGVLRVDGPLVSGEHAVFTVLPEEEAVGEESQRLVRDLRAESAPFETSVTGAAAMLVDSKDAIGERLPWAAAIIAVVTLLLVFLLTGSVLIPLQAVVLNGLSLTAMFGAVVWVFQEGHLSGPLSFTATGAIETTLPVLMFCVAFGLSMDYGVFLLSRIKEEYDRTGDHEHAVAFGLRRTGGLITAAAVILAVVMVAIGTSRVSNTKMLGLGIALAVLMDAMVVRSLLVPSVMKLTGRATWWAPTPLRALHARFGLSEGGISGPVPADSFAQERDAEERGGLSPTDGGGTADGEDDRHGDRDRDDVPVGG; encoded by the coding sequence ATGTCCGACGTCAACCACGAGCCGCGCCCGGGCGGCTGGACCCGCTTCGTCACCGCGCGACCACGTCTGTCGCTGCTCCTCGCCCTCGTCGTCACCGCCCTCGCCGTCTTCGCGGGCGGCGGGGTCGCCGACCGGATGGGCAGCGGGGGGTGGGAGGACCCCGACGCGCAGTCGACCTATGCGACCGAAGCCCTCGACCGCGAGTTCCCCGCCGCGCGGCCCAATCTGCTTCTCCTCGTCGGCACCGGTCCCGAGGGTGTGGACGATCCGTCCGTCGCCGCCGAGGCCGAGCGGCTGACCGAGCGTCTGACGGGTGAGGAGGGCGTGACGGGCGTCAGCTCCTACTGGCGGACCAAGTCCCCCGCCCTGCGCGCCGAGGACGGACGTGAGGCACTCGTCGCCGCCCGGATCGAAGGCGACGAGAAGACGGCCGCGGGGGTGCTGGAGCGCATCGCGCCCGAATACCGGGGCACGCACGGGCCGGTGCAGGTCTCCGTCGGCGGGCCGGTCGCGGTCATGCACGACATGGAGACGATCATCCAGGAGGACCTTCTGCGTGCCGAGCTGATCGCGCTGCCGGTGACGCTGGTCCTGCTCGTGATGGTCTTCGGCAGCGCGGTCGCGGCCCTGTTGCCGCTGGGCATCGGCATCGTCGCCATCCTGGGGACGAACGCCGTGCTTCGCGGACTGACCGAGTTCACCGACGTCTCGGTCTTCGCGCAGAACCTCACCACGGCCCTCGGCCTCGGACTCGCCATCGACTACGCCCTGTTCATCGTGCGCCGCTTCCGGGAGGAACTGGCTGCCGGGGCGCAGAGCCGGAAGGCCATCGCGATCACCGTCCGCACCGCCGGCCGTACGGTGCTCTTCTCGGCGCTCACGGTGGCCGTGTCACTGGCCGCGATGCTGGTCTTCCCGCAGTACTTCCTGCGGTCGTTCGCCTACGCGGGGATCGCCGTGGTCCTGTTGGCCGCCGCGGCCGCGCTCGTGCTGCTCCCCGCTGCACTGATGCTCCTCGGCGACCGCGTGAACGCATACGACCTGCGGAAGCCGTTCCGTCGCGGTCGCCCGCAGGGGGCGGGAGAGGCCGGGCTGCCGCACTCCGAAACGAGCTCGGCGGCGGACGCCGACGGGGTGCGCTGGGCCCGGCTGGTGCGCCTGGTGATGCGCCGGGCACCCGTCTTCGCGGTGGCCACCACCGCCGGGCTGGTGCTGCTCGGACTGCCCTTCCTGGGGGTGCGGTTCGGGCCGGCGGACGACCGCCAGCTCCCATCCGGCGCGGAGTCGCATGTCGTGCAGCAGCACATCCGGGACGGATTCCCCGGAAGCCCGGGTGGTGGCCTCGACGTCTTCGCGGAGGGCCCTGCCACCCCCGCGGAGTACGCCGGATACCGCGAGCGCGTCGAGGCCCTTCCTGGCGTACTGCGTGTCGACGGACCGCTGGTCTCCGGTGAGCACGCGGTGTTCACGGTGCTGCCGGAGGAGGAGGCCGTCGGCGAGGAGTCCCAGCGGCTGGTCCGCGATCTCCGCGCGGAGTCCGCCCCGTTCGAGACCTCCGTGACCGGCGCGGCGGCGATGCTCGTCGACTCCAAGGACGCGATCGGTGAACGGCTGCCATGGGCCGCGGCGATCATCGCCGTCGTCACCCTCCTGCTCGTCTTCCTACTCACCGGCAGCGTGCTGATCCCACTTCAGGCCGTGGTGCTCAACGGGCTCAGTCTCACAGCGATGTTCGGGGCCGTGGTCTGGGTCTTCCAGGAGGGGCATCTCTCCGGCCCGCTCTCCTTCACCGCCACGGGCGCGATAGAGACGACGCTTCCCGTGCTGATGTTCTGCGTCGCCTTCGGGCTCTCCATGGACTACGGCGTGTTCCTGCTCTCCCGTATCAAGGAGGAGTACGACCGCACCGGCGACCACGAGCACGCCGTGGCTTTCGGGCTGCGCCGCACGGGAGGACTGATCACCGCAGCGGCCGTGATCCTCGCGGTGGTGATGGTCGCGATCGGCACCTCGCGGGTGAGCAACACCAAGATGCTCGGCCTCGGCATCGCCCTCGCCGTGCTCATGGACGCCATGGTGGTGCGCAGCCTGCTGGTCCCCTCGGTGATGAAGCTGACGGGCAGGGCCACCTGGTGGGCCCCGACCCCGTTGCGGGCGCTCCATGCGAGGTTCGGCCTCAGCGAGGGCGGGATATCCGGGCCCGTCCCGGCGGACTCCTTCGCCCAGGAGCGCGACGCCGAGGAGCGGGGCGGGCTCTCCCCGACTGACGGGGGCGGCACCGCCGACGGGGAGGACGACCGCCACGGCGACCGTGACCGCGACGACGTCCCTGTGGGCGGTTAG
- a CDS encoding helix-turn-helix transcriptional regulator, with translation MTDRRLWSYKDIAAHIKVQPDTVRSYRKHGLLPPPDHVESGKPYWYADTIRVWVANRPGNRGRRN, from the coding sequence ATGACGGACAGAAGACTCTGGTCCTACAAGGACATCGCCGCGCACATCAAGGTGCAGCCGGACACGGTCCGTTCGTACCGCAAGCACGGCCTCCTGCCCCCACCGGACCATGTGGAGTCGGGCAAGCCCTACTGGTACGCCGACACGATCCGCGTCTGGGTGGCCAACCGCCCCGGCAACAGGGGGCGCAGGAACTGA
- a CDS encoding sugar phosphate isomerase/epimerase family protein, translated as MTSSAASFNRIRIGSAPDSWGVWFPDDPRQVPWRRFLDEVARAGYEWIELGPYGYLPTDPARLTEETSSRGLKVSAGTVFTGLHHGPAVWEKTWSHVAGIAALTRAMGADHLVVIPSFWRDDRTGEVLEDRTLTPEQWHHLTTQTERLGQEVGDRFGLRIVVHPHADTHIDSEENVSRFLDATDADLVSLCLDTGHYAYCGGDSVKLIETYGERIGYLHLKQVDPEILAEVVANEVPFGPAVARGVMCEPPAGVPALEPVLAAAQRLDAELFAIVEQDMYPCPPEKPFPIAERTRRFLRSCGA; from the coding sequence ATGACCTCCTCCGCAGCCTCGTTCAACCGCATCCGGATCGGGTCGGCCCCTGACTCCTGGGGCGTGTGGTTCCCCGACGATCCCCGTCAAGTCCCCTGGCGGCGTTTCCTCGACGAGGTGGCACGGGCCGGATACGAATGGATCGAACTCGGCCCGTACGGCTACCTCCCCACCGACCCCGCGCGGCTCACCGAGGAGACCTCGTCCCGCGGGCTGAAGGTCTCGGCCGGCACCGTCTTCACCGGACTGCATCACGGCCCGGCCGTCTGGGAGAAGACCTGGTCCCATGTCGCCGGCATCGCCGCCCTCACCCGCGCCATGGGCGCGGACCACCTCGTCGTCATCCCGTCCTTCTGGCGCGACGACAGGACCGGCGAGGTACTGGAGGACCGGACCCTCACGCCCGAACAATGGCACCACCTCACCACCCAGACCGAACGCCTGGGGCAGGAGGTGGGAGACCGCTTCGGACTGAGGATCGTGGTCCACCCCCACGCGGACACCCACATCGACAGCGAGGAGAACGTCAGCCGCTTCCTCGACGCGACCGACGCCGACCTGGTCTCGCTCTGCCTGGACACGGGCCACTACGCCTACTGCGGCGGCGACAGCGTCAAGCTCATCGAGACCTACGGCGAGCGGATCGGCTACCTCCACCTCAAGCAGGTGGACCCCGAGATCCTCGCCGAAGTCGTCGCGAACGAGGTGCCGTTCGGTCCCGCGGTGGCGCGCGGGGTCATGTGCGAACCGCCGGCCGGAGTGCCGGCGCTGGAGCCGGTACTGGCCGCGGCCCAGCGTCTCGACGCCGAGCTCTTCGCCATCGTCGAGCAGGACATGTACCCCTGCCCGCCGGAGAAGCCGTTCCCCATCGCCGAACGCACCCGGCGCTTCCTCCGGTCCTGCGGCGCCTGA
- the iolC gene encoding 5-dehydro-2-deoxygluconokinase, whose translation MPQPYDVITMGRIGVDLYPLRSGVPLAQVDTFGKFLGGSAANVAVAAARLGRRAAVVTRTGQDAFGDYLHQALREFRVDDRWVTAVPGLPTPVTFCEIFPPDDFPLYFYRQPKAPDLELRADELDMDAIGAARVFWVTGTGLCAQPSREATLAALEHRAKSGTTVFDLDWRPMFWDSPTATAADGARPYYAKALARATVAVGNLEECEIATGEREPYAAARALLAGGVELAVVKQGPKGVLAVHDDGTVAEGPPVKVDVVNGLGAGDAFGGAMVHGLLAGWELERVMRFANAAGAIVAARLACSSAMPYAAEVDALLDGHAPAPEAAPGPGADPGPGADPGPRPGTDGGPGTAAAPGAAS comes from the coding sequence ATGCCTCAGCCGTACGACGTCATCACGATGGGCCGGATCGGAGTGGACCTCTATCCCCTTCGGTCCGGGGTCCCGCTGGCGCAGGTCGACACCTTCGGGAAGTTCCTCGGGGGCTCCGCCGCGAACGTGGCGGTCGCCGCGGCCCGCCTCGGCCGGCGCGCCGCTGTCGTCACCCGTACCGGCCAGGACGCCTTCGGGGACTATCTCCATCAGGCGCTCCGGGAGTTCCGGGTCGACGACCGCTGGGTGACCGCGGTGCCGGGGCTGCCGACCCCCGTGACGTTCTGCGAGATCTTCCCGCCGGACGACTTCCCCCTGTACTTCTACCGGCAGCCCAAGGCACCCGACCTCGAACTGCGCGCCGACGAGCTGGACATGGACGCCATCGGTGCGGCGCGGGTCTTCTGGGTGACCGGCACCGGCCTGTGCGCGCAGCCCAGCAGGGAGGCCACGCTCGCCGCGCTCGAGCACCGGGCGAAGTCCGGGACGACCGTCTTCGACCTGGACTGGCGGCCCATGTTCTGGGACAGCCCCACCGCTACGGCGGCGGACGGGGCCCGGCCGTACTACGCGAAGGCGCTCGCCCGCGCCACCGTCGCCGTGGGCAATCTCGAGGAGTGCGAGATCGCCACCGGGGAGCGCGAACCGTACGCCGCCGCCCGTGCGCTGCTCGCCGGCGGGGTCGAGTTGGCCGTGGTCAAACAGGGCCCCAAGGGCGTGCTGGCCGTGCACGACGACGGCACGGTCGCGGAAGGGCCGCCGGTGAAGGTCGACGTCGTCAACGGACTCGGCGCGGGCGACGCGTTCGGTGGGGCGATGGTCCACGGACTCCTCGCCGGCTGGGAGTTGGAGCGGGTGATGCGGTTCGCCAACGCCGCGGGGGCGATCGTCGCCGCCCGCCTCGCCTGTTCGTCGGCCATGCCCTACGCCGCGGAGGTGGACGCCCTTCTCGACGGCCACGCACCGGCTCCCGAGGCGGCCCCCGGCCCCGGGGCGGATCCCGGGCCCGGGGCGGATCCCGGGCCCCGGCCCGGCACGGACGGCGGTCCCGGAACCGCGGCGGCGCCCGGGGCGGCGTCGTGA
- a CDS encoding Cgl0159 family (beta/alpha)8-fold protein translates to MTRVALSDLVRIRVRHPEAVAEAAARRRRRALVGSSGRLMIVAADHPARGALAVGDQRYAMANRLGLLERLCTALERPGVDGVLATADILEDLLLLGALDDKVVMGSMNRGGLAGAAFELDDRFTGYRAEDLARLGFDAGKLLLRIDYDDPGSLATLHSTARAIDEMAARRLPVFVEPFICRRVDGVLRNDLSAEAVTRSIAIASGLAGTSAYTWLKVPVTENPDDMARVMETSTLPAVLLGGDVGDTAGGQAAAYEKWRGALQLPTVQGLVVGRSLLYPVDGDVPAAVDTAVGLL, encoded by the coding sequence GTGACCCGCGTCGCCCTCAGCGACCTCGTCAGGATCAGGGTCCGCCACCCGGAGGCCGTGGCCGAGGCGGCGGCCCGCCGCCGACGGCGGGCCCTCGTCGGCAGCAGCGGCCGACTGATGATCGTCGCGGCCGACCACCCCGCCCGCGGCGCGCTCGCCGTCGGCGACCAGCGGTACGCGATGGCCAACCGGCTGGGGCTCCTGGAGCGTCTGTGCACCGCGCTCGAACGCCCCGGCGTGGACGGCGTTCTCGCCACCGCCGACATCCTGGAGGACCTCCTCCTGCTCGGGGCACTCGACGACAAGGTCGTCATGGGATCGATGAACCGCGGCGGTCTCGCCGGGGCCGCCTTCGAGCTGGACGACAGGTTCACCGGCTACCGCGCCGAGGACCTGGCGCGCCTCGGCTTCGACGCGGGCAAGCTGCTCCTCCGCATCGACTACGACGACCCCGGCTCCCTCGCCACCCTGCACTCCACCGCGCGCGCCATCGACGAGATGGCCGCCCGCCGGCTGCCGGTCTTCGTCGAGCCGTTCATATGCCGCCGCGTCGACGGGGTGCTGCGCAACGATCTCTCCGCCGAGGCGGTCACCCGTTCCATAGCCATTGCCTCCGGCCTCGCCGGCACCTCGGCGTACACCTGGCTGAAGGTCCCCGTCACGGAGAACCCGGACGACATGGCACGGGTGATGGAGACCTCGACGCTCCCCGCTGTGCTGCTCGGCGGCGACGTGGGCGACACCGCGGGCGGGCAGGCGGCGGCGTACGAGAAATGGCGCGGAGCGCTGCAGCTCCCCACGGTCCAGGGACTGGTGGTGGGCCGTTCACTGCTCTATCCGGTCGACGGCGACGTTCCGGCGGCGGTCGACACGGCCGTGGGCCTGCTCTAG
- the iolB gene encoding 5-deoxy-glucuronate isomerase: protein MDHRDTPERHLRAGTAAGGPYTLDIDPGSAGWGYSALRILELAPGASHLLETGDSEWIVLPLVGGCSVRTEGTTMELRGRENVFAGVTDFAYVPRDARALIASGAGGRFALAGARCERRLPARRGPAPEVPVEDRGSGTCARRVHNFAAAGTFDCDRLIAVEVLTPGGNWSSYPPHKHDEHRPGEETELEEIYYFEIEGEHGFGYQRISPSRPGGTDLLAEVRSGDAVLVPDGWHGPSIAAPGHGMYYLNVMAGPGPERAWRICFHPDHTEGYR, encoded by the coding sequence ATGGATCACAGGGACACACCAGAACGGCATCTGCGGGCCGGGACCGCGGCCGGCGGGCCGTACACGCTCGACATCGATCCCGGGAGCGCCGGCTGGGGGTACTCCGCGCTGCGGATCCTGGAGCTGGCCCCCGGTGCCTCCCACCTGCTGGAGACCGGCGACAGCGAGTGGATCGTGCTGCCGCTGGTGGGCGGGTGCTCGGTGCGGACCGAGGGCACGACCATGGAACTGCGGGGCAGAGAGAACGTGTTCGCCGGAGTCACCGACTTCGCGTACGTCCCGCGCGACGCCCGGGCACTGATCGCCTCCGGCGCGGGAGGCCGCTTCGCCCTGGCAGGAGCGAGGTGCGAGCGACGACTCCCCGCTCGCCGCGGCCCCGCGCCGGAGGTCCCGGTCGAGGACCGCGGTTCGGGCACCTGCGCCCGCCGTGTGCACAACTTCGCCGCCGCCGGCACCTTCGACTGCGACCGCCTCATCGCCGTCGAGGTGCTGACCCCGGGAGGCAACTGGTCCTCGTACCCGCCGCACAAGCACGACGAGCACCGTCCCGGCGAGGAGACGGAACTCGAGGAGATCTACTACTTCGAGATCGAGGGCGAGCACGGCTTCGGCTACCAGCGGATCTCGCCGTCCCGTCCCGGGGGCACGGATCTGCTCGCCGAGGTCCGCAGCGGTGACGCCGTCCTCGTCCCGGACGGCTGGCACGGCCCCTCCATCGCCGCTCCCGGCCACGGCATGTACTACCTGAACGTCATGGCCGGCCCCGGGCCGGAGCGCGCCTGGCGGATCTGCTTCCACCCCGACCACACGGAGGGCTACCGATGA
- the iolD gene encoding 3D-(3,5/4)-trihydroxycyclohexane-1,2-dione acylhydrolase (decyclizing), which translates to MSGPRLTVAQALVRFLARQHTERDGRRQRLVGAMWGIFGHGNVAGIGQALLESEDLPFVQGRNEQAMVHAAVGHARQSNRLSTHAVTTSIGPGATNLVTGAALATVNRLPVLLLPGDTFATRPADPVLQQLEVPYAGDVSVNDCLRPVSAYFDRITRPEALIPAALAAARVLTDPAATGAVTLALPQDVQAEAYDWPEEFFAERVWHVRRPQPDPEELSAAVRAVRSARRPLVVAGGGVHHSRAEGALRTFAEATGIPVASTQAGKGSLPYDHPADVGGIGHTGTAVADELAGTADLVIGVGTRYTDFTTASATLFGRPGVRFLNLNITGFDAHKLAALPLVADARTGLEALTEALRGHHVEHGYETEYADGKERWERRVGAAYEAPDEDGRPTQTQVLGALDGLVTGDDIVINAAGSLPGDLHKLWRTRSRDQYHVEYGYSCMGYEIPAAIGVAMAAPGRPVWALVGDGTYLMNPTEIVTAVQENVPIKVVVLQNHGYASIGGLSEAVGSERFGTAYRHREPGASQAGGSGGPGGGAYTGEPLPVDLAANAASLGMRVIRARTVRDLREALAEARAADRPTCVYVETETADTVSGAPPAQAWWDVPVAETATRPSAVKAREEYDRQVAARRRHL; encoded by the coding sequence ATGAGCGGACCGAGGCTGACCGTCGCCCAGGCGCTGGTGCGGTTCCTGGCCCGCCAGCACACCGAGCGCGACGGCCGCAGGCAGCGGCTCGTGGGAGCCATGTGGGGCATCTTCGGCCACGGCAACGTGGCCGGAATCGGCCAGGCCCTCCTCGAGTCCGAGGACCTGCCCTTCGTCCAGGGGCGCAACGAGCAGGCGATGGTGCACGCGGCCGTCGGTCACGCCCGCCAGTCCAACCGCCTGTCCACGCACGCAGTCACGACCTCCATCGGCCCGGGCGCCACCAACCTCGTGACCGGGGCCGCTCTCGCCACCGTCAACCGGCTGCCGGTCCTGCTCCTCCCCGGCGACACCTTCGCGACCCGCCCCGCAGACCCCGTCCTCCAGCAGCTGGAGGTCCCGTACGCGGGCGATGTGTCGGTCAACGACTGCCTCCGCCCGGTGTCGGCCTACTTCGACCGGATCACCCGTCCCGAGGCGCTGATCCCGGCGGCGCTCGCCGCGGCGCGGGTCCTCACCGACCCGGCTGCGACCGGAGCGGTCACGCTCGCGCTGCCCCAGGACGTGCAGGCGGAGGCGTACGACTGGCCGGAGGAGTTCTTCGCCGAGCGCGTCTGGCACGTGCGTCGGCCTCAGCCGGATCCGGAGGAGCTCTCCGCGGCGGTCCGCGCCGTACGGTCCGCGCGGCGGCCCCTGGTCGTCGCGGGCGGGGGAGTGCACCACAGCAGGGCGGAGGGTGCCCTGCGGACCTTCGCCGAGGCCACCGGGATCCCCGTCGCCTCGACACAGGCCGGGAAGGGCTCACTCCCGTACGACCACCCGGCGGACGTCGGCGGCATCGGCCACACCGGCACCGCCGTCGCCGACGAACTCGCGGGGACGGCCGACCTGGTCATCGGTGTCGGCACCCGCTACACCGACTTCACGACCGCCTCGGCGACACTCTTCGGCCGCCCCGGTGTCCGCTTCCTCAACCTCAACATCACCGGCTTCGACGCCCACAAGCTCGCCGCGCTCCCGCTCGTCGCGGACGCCAGAACCGGACTGGAGGCCCTGACCGAGGCTCTGCGCGGACACCATGTCGAACACGGCTACGAGACGGAGTACGCGGACGGCAAGGAGCGCTGGGAGCGTCGGGTCGGCGCCGCGTACGAGGCGCCCGACGAGGACGGCCGCCCCACCCAGACCCAGGTCCTCGGCGCCCTCGACGGCCTGGTCACCGGTGACGACATCGTGATCAACGCGGCCGGCTCGCTCCCGGGCGACCTCCACAAACTGTGGCGGACGCGCTCCCGCGACCAGTACCACGTGGAGTACGGCTACTCGTGCATGGGTTACGAGATCCCGGCGGCCATCGGGGTGGCGATGGCCGCTCCCGGGCGGCCCGTGTGGGCACTCGTCGGAGACGGGACGTATCTGATGAATCCCACCGAAATCGTCACAGCGGTCCAGGAGAACGTCCCGATCAAGGTGGTCGTCCTGCAGAACCACGGGTACGCGTCGATCGGCGGACTCTCCGAGGCGGTCGGCTCCGAGCGGTTCGGCACCGCCTACCGCCACCGGGAGCCGGGGGCGTCGCAGGCCGGCGGGTCGGGAGGGCCCGGGGGAGGCGCGTACACGGGAGAGCCCCTCCCGGTCGACCTCGCCGCCAACGCCGCCTCCCTCGGGATGCGGGTCATCCGCGCCAGGACTGTGCGTGACCTGCGCGAAGCCCTTGCCGAGGCCCGTGCGGCGGACCGCCCCACATGTGTCTACGTCGAGACCGAAACGGCAGACACTGTGTCGGGCGCACCCCCGGCACAGGCGTGGTGGGATGTTCCTGTGGCCGAGACCGCGACCCGGCCGTCGGCGGTCAAGGCCCGGGAGGAGTACGACCGGCAGGTCGCAGCCCGGCGCCGCCATCTCTGA